In the Thalassoglobus sp. JC818 genome, one interval contains:
- a CDS encoding FAD-linked oxidase C-terminal domain-containing protein, producing the protein MDEQQQRILDDLKSEFSGELRFDAAAREIYSCDASIYQILPLGVALPHSTEDVVLLCQYASENDVPLIPRGAGSGLAGGCLGRGLIVDFSRHMNRILAVDDSTVRVQAGVVRDQLNEALRDRGMYFPPDPSNTAVTTIGGMLAVDAAGSHAVRVGSMRDHVQRIQTVLANGTVFEARRYENVLAIPEPGVEEELVHQLALLLQTHEGLIRERQPPLIRNCSGFQLRGVLEENELDLPRLLVGSEGALGLFTEATLHISPRPEQRGVALLLFEDIESSVRAIQKIIPLQPSACDLMDRRLLSLAREFDEDLSKLIPEQAEAAVLVEQTGYSERQVRDRLRDVMSAARSIDSQVYVAKECYDDREVDSLWSLPYRVVPLLTRLRGLTRPLPLIEDIAVPPECLHEFLTKAQRIFQKYWVTASLYAHAASGQIHFRPFLPIPNNENSPVLESLSRDLYETVFQFGGTVSGEHGNGLARTAFVRSQYGPLYRVFQEVKDLFDPHNLMNPGKILNDDPHLTIRDLRINPDPKPQPSSLVNLQLNWRNEEIVDELLRCNGCGSCKVVNDSTRMCPFFAVDPLEANSPRAKANLVRSLVTNSLDPKAFSTDEAKELADSCFNCKQCHLECPSNVNIPALAIEAKAQCVNANGLSRADWYLSRAHSFGRLGVAISPLANWSLGNSMMRWLIEKLLGISQSRRLPKFARRQFLKSSSSSKRQSQDQLTEKANVVYFVDYFANFHDTELAEAFVRILDHNCIPVLVPKEQVASGMAMICAGDLDAARELAEINLSVLGEAAREGKQIVCTEPTAAVCLKEEYPRLLDHPDALVVAEQTIDAGTFLQQLHHRGELKKDFSPFPHRVVHHTPCHQRYLNPSNPLVELLRLIPELTIEEIEKGCSGMAGTFGMTATNFERSLEFGSELILEMQRDDLEFGATECSSCQFQMLQESSVPTLHPLKLMALAYGLMPSLKNKLTPSRNKRLLTT; encoded by the coding sequence TTGGACGAACAACAACAACGAATTCTGGATGATTTGAAAAGCGAGTTCAGTGGGGAACTTCGCTTCGACGCAGCTGCGCGCGAAATCTATTCTTGTGATGCCAGCATCTATCAGATCCTTCCGCTGGGAGTCGCCCTTCCGCACTCAACGGAAGATGTTGTTCTGCTCTGTCAGTACGCTTCGGAAAACGACGTCCCGCTGATTCCTAGAGGAGCAGGAAGCGGACTCGCAGGAGGATGTCTCGGCCGCGGGCTGATCGTTGATTTCTCGCGGCATATGAATCGGATTCTGGCTGTTGATGACTCCACGGTTCGTGTTCAGGCAGGAGTTGTCCGCGATCAGTTGAACGAAGCTCTTCGCGACCGGGGCATGTATTTCCCGCCCGACCCGTCCAACACTGCGGTCACCACGATTGGAGGCATGCTGGCTGTTGATGCTGCCGGTTCTCATGCTGTCCGTGTGGGATCGATGCGAGACCACGTTCAGCGCATTCAAACAGTTCTAGCGAACGGAACGGTCTTCGAAGCACGCCGATACGAGAACGTTCTGGCGATTCCGGAACCGGGAGTCGAAGAAGAACTCGTCCATCAACTCGCGCTCCTTTTGCAAACACACGAGGGCCTCATTCGCGAACGGCAACCGCCGCTCATTCGTAACTGCTCCGGTTTTCAGCTGCGCGGAGTTTTGGAAGAAAACGAACTCGATCTGCCCCGACTGCTCGTCGGCTCTGAAGGAGCACTCGGGCTATTCACCGAAGCGACACTTCACATCTCGCCCCGCCCGGAACAGCGCGGTGTCGCACTTCTACTGTTTGAAGACATCGAGTCCTCCGTCCGTGCGATTCAGAAAATCATTCCGTTGCAGCCCAGTGCGTGCGACTTGATGGATCGTCGCCTGCTCTCTCTGGCGAGAGAATTCGACGAAGATCTTTCAAAACTGATCCCCGAGCAAGCCGAAGCAGCGGTTCTCGTCGAACAGACTGGGTACAGCGAGCGACAGGTTCGCGACCGGTTGCGCGACGTCATGAGCGCAGCCCGGTCAATCGATTCTCAGGTCTATGTTGCTAAAGAATGCTACGACGATCGAGAAGTCGATTCGCTCTGGTCGCTTCCGTATCGAGTCGTCCCGCTGCTGACTCGACTTCGCGGCCTGACCCGTCCCCTCCCCTTGATCGAAGACATCGCTGTTCCTCCCGAATGCCTGCATGAATTCTTGACGAAGGCCCAACGGATCTTTCAGAAGTATTGGGTCACAGCCAGCTTGTACGCACATGCTGCTTCCGGGCAGATTCACTTCCGCCCCTTTCTGCCAATTCCGAATAACGAAAACAGCCCGGTTCTCGAATCGCTTTCGCGGGATCTCTATGAAACGGTGTTTCAGTTCGGCGGAACGGTCAGCGGTGAGCACGGAAACGGACTCGCCCGAACTGCTTTCGTTCGCAGCCAGTATGGTCCGCTCTATCGGGTTTTTCAGGAAGTCAAAGATCTGTTTGATCCTCACAACCTGATGAATCCCGGAAAGATTCTGAACGACGATCCGCATCTGACCATCCGGGATCTCCGCATCAATCCCGACCCCAAGCCGCAACCGTCATCGCTTGTTAATCTGCAATTGAACTGGCGAAACGAAGAAATCGTCGACGAACTATTGCGGTGCAACGGATGCGGCAGCTGCAAAGTTGTCAACGACTCAACACGTATGTGTCCTTTCTTCGCTGTTGATCCGCTGGAAGCGAATTCGCCGCGTGCGAAGGCGAATCTGGTTCGGTCGCTAGTGACGAACTCTCTCGATCCCAAAGCCTTTTCAACTGACGAAGCCAAAGAACTCGCGGACAGCTGTTTCAATTGCAAGCAGTGTCATCTCGAATGCCCATCGAATGTCAACATCCCGGCACTCGCCATCGAGGCCAAAGCTCAGTGTGTGAATGCGAACGGACTCTCCCGAGCCGACTGGTATTTGTCGCGAGCACATTCGTTCGGCCGGTTAGGAGTGGCGATTTCTCCGCTCGCAAACTGGTCGCTCGGCAATTCCATGATGAGATGGCTCATCGAAAAACTGCTGGGGATCTCGCAATCACGTCGGTTGCCCAAATTCGCACGCAGACAATTCCTCAAGAGTTCCTCGTCGTCGAAACGGCAGAGTCAGGATCAACTGACAGAGAAAGCGAACGTCGTCTACTTTGTCGATTACTTTGCGAACTTCCACGATACAGAACTCGCAGAAGCGTTTGTTCGGATTCTCGATCACAACTGCATTCCCGTACTTGTGCCCAAAGAACAGGTCGCGAGCGGAATGGCGATGATTTGTGCTGGCGATCTCGATGCAGCCCGTGAGCTTGCCGAGATCAATCTTAGTGTCTTGGGTGAGGCAGCACGGGAAGGCAAACAAATCGTTTGCACAGAACCGACTGCCGCTGTCTGCCTGAAGGAAGAGTATCCGCGACTGCTTGATCATCCCGATGCACTGGTTGTCGCAGAACAAACAATTGATGCTGGGACGTTTCTTCAACAGCTTCATCATCGCGGTGAACTGAAGAAGGACTTCTCGCCGTTTCCGCATCGCGTCGTTCATCACACACCCTGTCATCAACGGTACCTGAACCCGTCGAATCCGCTCGTCGAGCTGTTGCGATTAATCCCGGAGTTGACCATCGAAGAGATCGAAAAGGGATGTTCCGGAATGGCAGGAACTTTCGGAATGACGGCGACGAACTTTGAGAGGTCTTTAGAGTTCGGAAGCGAGTTGATTCTGGAAATGCAGCGGGATGATCTGGAGTTCGGCGCGACGGAGTGCAGCAGCTGTCAGTTTCAAATGTTGCAGGAGTCTTCGGTTCCGACACTTCACCCATTAAAATTGATGGCACTTGCTTACGGTTTAATGCCATCGCTCAAGAACAAATTGACGCCCTCTCGCAACAAACGATTGCTGACCACATGA
- the folE gene encoding GTP cyclohydrolase I FolE, translated as MPSFSVDHPRIEAAVREILAAVGEDPDREGLLETPSRVAKMYAELFSGLHLDPGRHLKKVFTETYDELVLVRDISFNSMCEHHLLPFLGVAHVGYIPRGSVVGLSKLARIVEEVSRRPQVQERMTETIANLLEDQLAPKGVIVVLEAEHSCMSIRGIRKPGSVTITSAVRGLFRKNESSRAEAMALINGKK; from the coding sequence ATTCCGTCATTCTCCGTCGATCACCCTCGGATCGAAGCTGCCGTTCGTGAAATTCTGGCTGCTGTCGGGGAAGATCCCGATCGAGAAGGGCTTCTCGAAACCCCTTCTCGCGTAGCGAAGATGTATGCGGAGTTGTTCAGCGGGTTGCATCTCGATCCCGGTCGTCACCTGAAGAAGGTCTTCACCGAGACCTACGACGAACTCGTGCTTGTTCGCGACATCAGCTTCAATAGCATGTGTGAACATCACCTGCTCCCATTCCTCGGAGTCGCCCACGTTGGCTACATTCCGAGAGGAAGCGTTGTCGGATTGAGCAAACTTGCACGCATTGTGGAAGAAGTCTCGCGACGCCCGCAGGTTCAAGAACGCATGACGGAAACGATCGCGAATCTCCTCGAAGATCAACTGGCGCCGAAAGGTGTGATCGTGGTGCTTGAGGCGGAACATTCGTGCATGTCCATCCGCGGAATCCGCAAACCCGGTTCTGTGACGATCACGAGTGCTGTTCGCGGATTGTTTCGCAAGAACGAATCGAGTCGTGCAGAAGCGATGGCGTTGATCAACGGCAAGAAATGA